The genomic stretch TCGGTGGCACAATCCGCGCGGTTTTCACCGTGCCATCGGCGTTGAAATCATAGCGATGCCACAACATCCCGCGCGGTGCTTCGGTGCAACCAAACCCCGTCCCGGCTCGCGGCGTCACCGCTACATGAGGCTGATCGGTTGGCGCATAACCTTCCAGAATACGGATAGCCTCGTCGATGCAGTAAGCAATTTCCAACGCCCGCGCCGCCATGCTGTGGAACATATTACGGCTGGGGAATTGCACATCACTACCTTCCAGCAAGGCCAGCAAATGCGCCGGTAATTGTTCGTGCAGCAAATTCACCCGCGCCAACGGCCCCACCAGATAAGGTTTGCCGTGCAAGTGCGCGTGCAGCGCGGTGGAATGCGCCATCTGGAACTCGTCGAAATGCGCCTCGTATTCCGCAATGCCAATATCCAGCCCGTCATCGGAGATGAGGCGGCCTTCATTGAACGGGTATTCGTCGGGGTGGTGCAAGGCCACCGAGACGAAATCCTGTTCATCATCCGGCATCGGCAAGCTGGCAACCCAACGCACCAACTCGTAGGCATCTTCCTGAGCCGTGACCAGTTCCGCTTGCAATGCCCGCATGTCATCCAACGGTGGCGCGGCATAGAAACCACCCGCGCACGCATTCACCGGATGCACCGAACGCCCGCCCAGTACGCGCATAATGCGGTTGCCAATGCTTTGCAGTTTCAGGCCACGTTTGACGACACGCGGGAATTTTTTCGCCATGGTCAGCGCATCTTCAAACCCCAGAAAATCCGGCGCAGCCAGCAAATGAATATGCAACGCATGGCTTTGAATCCATTCCCCGCAATACAACAAGCGGCGCAATGCCCGCGTCCACGGGCTGATTTGCACCCCGAAGGCCATTTCCGCCGCGTGTACTGCGCTCATCTGATAAGCCACCGGGCAAATGCCGCAAATGCGGGCGGTAATGTCGGGCACTTCTTGAAAATCGCGACCTTCCAACAGCTTCTCGAACAGGCGCGGCGGCTCGAAAATGCTGAACTTGAGGTTGGTAATCACACCATTGTCGATGTCGAGTTCCAACGCACCTTCGCCCTCCACGCGGGTGAGGACGGGGACGCGCACGCTGACTTTACGCTGCTCCTGCATAAATCACTCCTTGGGGGCCGTAACAGCCGTAACAACCACGCCCGAAGGCTGGGCAAATCGCGCCACATCCGGCATGGGTGGATGGGCCGAGGCAGGCTTGGCCTTGCGCCACCACCACACACACATTGCCCCGGCGTTTGCATTCGGCACAGACTTTTTCCTGCGGCAAAGCTGGCGTTGCGCCATGCAACAAGGTGCTGATGGCCTGCATGACCTGTTGGGTATTGACCGGGCAGCCCCACAATTCCAGGTCGACTTTCACTTGTGAAGCAATCGGTTTGGCGGTGGCGAGGCTGTCGAGGTATTCGGGGTGGGCGTAAATGGCCTGATGCCAGCCCTTGCCGTCGTGCAAATTGCGCAAAGCTTGCACCCCACCCGCCGTGGCACACGCGCCAATGGTAATCAGGTAACGGCTGTGGGTGCGAACCTGACGGATGCGTTGCAAATCGTGCGCGGTATTGAGGCTGCCTTCCACGAAAGCAATGTCGACGGGTGCCTCTTCCGCCATCATGCCTGCTTCGGCGAAATGAACGATGTCGACCCGTTCTGCCAGCGTCAACAGCGCTTCCCCGGCATTGAGGAAGGCCAATTGGCAGCCGTCGCAAGAGGAAAACTTGTGTACCGCGACCGTGGGTCGGGTGTTTGCTTGGCTCATGTTAAAACCCCTTCACCCCTAACAGGTGGCTGATGGCGGGCAGTGGAAAGACTGGGCCATCTTTGCAGATGAATTGCCCGCCGAACTGGCAATGCCCGCAATGCCCGACGGCGCAGTGCATATTGCGTTCCATGCTCAGCCAGATGTCGTCTGCCGCCACGTGCTTCTCCAACAGGCGCTGGCTGGCGACTTGCATCATGATTTCAGGGCCGCACAGCATGGCGCTGGCATTGTCGGCCTCGAAGTTGGCCTTATCCAGCAAGTCGGTGACGAAACCGCTGTCGAATGCCCAGTGCGGGGTGGTTTCATTCGCCGCCAGCAGGATTTGGGTGTCGGGCAGCTTGCTCCACGCGGCGTATTGTTCGCGCCAGATCAGGTCGTTGGAATGTTTCACGCCTTGCATAATGACCAGTCGCCCAAAACGTTCACGGCGTTGCAACACGTAATTGATCACCGATACTACGGGTGCACAGCCTAGTCCACCCGTGATCAGCACCACGTCGCGGCCTTCGGCTTCCGCCATTGGCCAGCCTCGCCCGTAGGAGCCACGCACACCAATGTAATCACCCTGTTGCAGTGCCGCCATCGCTTGGGTAACGCGCCCGACCACGCGGATGGTGTGGTCGTACAGGTTGGCATTTTCCGGGTCGGACACGATCGAGATCGGCACTTCACCCACGCCATGCAGGTAAAGCATATTGAATTGCCCCGGCGCAAAGCTGTAATTAGCTTGCAGCTCCGGGTCGGTAAATTGCAAGCGCAGGGTGAAAATATCCGGCGCTTCCTGAATGCGTGCGACGATTTCAGCCTCGTGTGGCAAGTAAGCGTTATTCATGCGGTTAAACTCCCCACTTCTGCTGTCAAATCAATCCCGACCGGACACCAGCTAATGCAGCGCCCGCAACCCGTGCAGCCGCTGCGTCCGAACTGTTCATGCCAGCCTGCCAGTTTGTGCGTCAGCCATTGGCGGTAGTAATCCTTGGGGGTACGCCGTACCGCCCCGCCGTGAATATGGCTGTGGCTGGGGTCAAAGCAGGAATTCCACAAGCGTTGGTGGGTGCTGCTATTGCCATCCAGCGCTGGGTGTTCCACTTCCTGATGGCAGAAACAGGTGGGGCAAACGCTGGTGCAGTTGCCGCAAGCGATACAGCGTGCGCCAACGTCTTCCCAGTGCGGGTGCTGGAGCAGGTCGTACAGCGGTGGCTTTTCCGGCAAGGTGCGGGATTGTTGGGTGGCGGCTTGCATCCGTTGTTGGGCGGTGGCTTGCTGTGTGGCGCTGGCTGCGTGCAGGGGGAGTTGTTTGGCGAGGTGTTCGCCGCGTGCCGAGCCGATTTCCAGCACAAAGCCGTCGTCGATTTCGCTGAGGAGCAGGTCGTAACCGCTGCGGATGGCCGGGCCATCGCCAGTGGATACACAGAAACAGGTGGCGGCGGCATGGGTGCAATTCACCCCGATCAGCAGCAGGTTGTCACGGCGTTGCTGGTAATACGGGTCGGGGTATTCACCGTGCAGGAAATGCTGATCTTGCAAGGCCAGTGCCGCCAAGTCACAGGCACGCACGCCAAGGATGGCGATTTTCTGCGGCTTGGGCAGAATGGTCTTGAAATGCAGCCTGCCGGATTCGTCGCGCACCACTTTCCACAGGTTTTCCTGCGGCGCGAAAGTGTGCGGCTTGATGGCGGCAGCGCCGTTCGCCCAGTCGAACCAGTAAGGTGAGCCAGTTTGGTGCAGGCGGTAATGACCGGGTTGCTGGGTATCTTGCCAGCCTGTGGGAAGCTGTGAAACATCATGCAGACGATCGAAGACGATGGAACCCTGCCGTACTTGTGGGCCGATGCAGGCATAGCCTTCTACCACCAGCATGTCCAGCAAAGCGTGGAAGTCTGTCCGCGCAAGGAAATGATGCATGACCATAGTAACGTTGCTCCTCGCTTATAACAGACTTAGTTTAGTCGCTATCGAGGTCTTTTGTCATTGTCACAGGTCAAGTTGTCCCAAGGGTTAACGTAAGCAAAGCGCCTCGCCGGTTATTCAGCGCCCTTGAATTTCACCATGCGCATCACCTGAATATCGGATACAAACACCACCCCGGAATGCCTGCTGAAAAACGGGGTAAACCCGCCCAGTATCGGCTCCACCAGCTCCGGCGGTACCGCCGCGACGATCATGATCAACAGGTCTTCCTCGTTAAACATTAGGTGGCCTTCGTGGAAACCCTGCCGCCCCTTGCCGGACAGGTTGTTGATGATGGTGTAACCCTTCACCCCGGCGTGGTCGAGCAGGTCGGTGGCAAATTCCTGATATTCGCCTTCCAGGATGATTTCGAGCTTTTTCAGCGGGCTTAGTGTGATGTCGTTCATGCCAGGGCTTCCTCTAACAGGGCGGGGGCGGGGGCGGCAAGTGGTTGCAGGGTTTGCCAGCCGCCCTCCTCAAACAGGTGTACGGTGTGGGTTTCAGGGTCGATGACCAGCAGCCTGATCCAAGCGTTTTTCACCAGACGTTTGACCGAAATGACCCGTTCAACGGCCTGTTTCGCATGGTCAAACGGTGCTTCAATCAGGGTAATCAGGCGCAGCGGTTCGTGATAGGGCTTGCCGTCTTTCAGCACCGTCTGCGCGGGCAAGCCGGTACGCAGGTCGCTGATATTGCCGGTCATGACCCCAAAGCGGCCTGCCACATTGTGATTAACCTTGCTGCCGCTGCCGAAGCGGTCGTTATCGACGGTGGAGAAGTAGTGCTCCATATTGATCCATTGCCCGACCA from Thiothrix litoralis encodes the following:
- a CDS encoding FAD/NAD(P)-binding protein, encoding MNNAYLPHEAEIVARIQEAPDIFTLRLQFTDPELQANYSFAPGQFNMLYLHGVGEVPISIVSDPENANLYDHTIRVVGRVTQAMAALQQGDYIGVRGSYGRGWPMAEAEGRDVVLITGGLGCAPVVSVINYVLQRRERFGRLVIMQGVKHSNDLIWREQYAAWSKLPDTQILLAANETTPHWAFDSGFVTDLLDKANFEADNASAMLCGPEIMMQVASQRLLEKHVAADDIWLSMERNMHCAVGHCGHCQFGGQFICKDGPVFPLPAISHLLGVKGF
- a CDS encoding NADH-quinone oxidoreductase subunit B family protein, yielding MSQANTRPTVAVHKFSSCDGCQLAFLNAGEALLTLAERVDIVHFAEAGMMAEEAPVDIAFVEGSLNTAHDLQRIRQVRTHSRYLITIGACATAGGVQALRNLHDGKGWHQAIYAHPEYLDSLATAKPIASQVKVDLELWGCPVNTQQVMQAISTLLHGATPALPQEKVCAECKRRGNVCVVVAQGQACLGPSTHAGCGAICPAFGRGCYGCYGPQGVIYAGAA
- a CDS encoding P-II family nitrogen regulator — translated: MNDITLSPLKKLEIILEGEYQEFATDLLDHAGVKGYTIINNLSGKGRQGFHEGHLMFNEEDLLIMIVAAVPPELVEPILGGFTPFFSRHSGVVFVSDIQVMRMVKFKGAE
- a CDS encoding Ni/Fe hydrogenase subunit alpha yields the protein MQEQRKVSVRVPVLTRVEGEGALELDIDNGVITNLKFSIFEPPRLFEKLLEGRDFQEVPDITARICGICPVAYQMSAVHAAEMAFGVQISPWTRALRRLLYCGEWIQSHALHIHLLAAPDFLGFEDALTMAKKFPRVVKRGLKLQSIGNRIMRVLGGRSVHPVNACAGGFYAAPPLDDMRALQAELVTAQEDAYELVRWVASLPMPDDEQDFVSVALHHPDEYPFNEGRLISDDGLDIGIAEYEAHFDEFQMAHSTALHAHLHGKPYLVGPLARVNLLHEQLPAHLLALLEGSDVQFPSRNMFHSMAARALEIAYCIDEAIRILEGYAPTDQPHVAVTPRAGTGFGCTEAPRGMLWHRYDFNADGTVKTARIVPPTSQNQARMELDLHQSLHAFGLEHDDDALRLRAEQVIRNYDPCISCATHFLRLKVNR
- a CDS encoding 4Fe-4S dicluster domain-containing protein gives rise to the protein MVMHHFLARTDFHALLDMLVVEGYACIGPQVRQGSIVFDRLHDVSQLPTGWQDTQQPGHYRLHQTGSPYWFDWANGAAAIKPHTFAPQENLWKVVRDESGRLHFKTILPKPQKIAILGVRACDLAALALQDQHFLHGEYPDPYYQQRRDNLLLIGVNCTHAAATCFCVSTGDGPAIRSGYDLLLSEIDDGFVLEIGSARGEHLAKQLPLHAASATQQATAQQRMQAATQQSRTLPEKPPLYDLLQHPHWEDVGARCIACGNCTSVCPTCFCHQEVEHPALDGNSSTHQRLWNSCFDPSHSHIHGGAVRRTPKDYYRQWLTHKLAGWHEQFGRSGCTGCGRCISWCPVGIDLTAEVGSLTA